Part of the Perognathus longimembris pacificus isolate PPM17 chromosome 1, ASM2315922v1, whole genome shotgun sequence genome, TTATCCAAGCCATTAAATTTGACTCCAGAGTTAGGATACACTCAGCTTTAAGGAGAACAAAGCACATATTACAAAACTAGTTCTATAAAAATGAGTTTAGCCAGATGCCAGGAATTCATGTTAATAATCgtggcaactcaggaggctgaattttgaggatcgaggtttggagccagctagggcagatAAACCATaaggcttttatctccatttgccagcaaaaagctggaagtggaggcatagctcaagagatagagcattaGCTATGAGCAAAATAATAGAGATTGAGGCCCTGGGATCCAGCCCCAGTCCTTTCACAAGGCAAACCCTCACAAGGTGGGGCTGTAGGTAACAGCTGATTACAACAGGCTCTGCTGGGCTTGGTTCCTTGCAGCAAAGGCATAGGCAGCCACCATCTAGGCAGCCACACCAACTGCACAGGCTGCCAGGCACAGTGGCATCtgcaggcagaggctggggacacAGGTCTACCTGGGGAGTGCACACACTTTCATGGCCCAGGAGGGTCTCTCCAGATGTTAATCACCTTTTCAAAAACAAAGTTTCAAAGTTTCTCTCTTACCCTGGCCATACTCGGACAGATGGCACCTGTCAGCCCTGCCCTCCATCCTCAGATGCTTTGTCTTCTCCCGGAAGGGGCCCTCAGTGAGCAAAACTCCCCCCTCAGTTCTCCGGAAATGGCCCATGGTGTCATAGCTCACGGCCTTTGCTAGGTGTGGTTCTGCATCTTTCCCAAAGTCCTCTGGTCTCCTCGAgtgcctcttctttttcttcttcttctttctgtgtctgtggaggCCAGCGTCAGAGTATGACACGGAAAGCTCCAAATCCTGCTGGGGCCTGCAGAAGCAGCAACCGGAATTCAGCCACCAAGAGAGCAGACAGAACAGCATCAGACGGGCTGCCCTGCGCATGCGTGCTGCCTGCCAGGGCcatgtgtagcccaggttggcctcagtctccatcttcctgcctctgcctcccatggGCTGGGATTACTGGACttcaccaccatgcctagctcacTGTACCAacttttgttgtgtgtttttgccaggcctggggcttgaacttagggcctgagtactgtccctggcttctttttgcttaaggctagcacttgagccacagtgccacttctggctttttctgtttatgtggtactgaggaatcaaacccagggcttcatgcatgcttgggaagtactctactgctaagtcacattcccagccccgctgtaACAATTTTTAAGCCCATTAATTAACCAATATATTAGCTAACTTCCACTCTACCACTGCATCCCTCGCCACTGAGCTCTATCTACAAAAAGCCaccaaaagccaggctagaggcatggctcaagtggtcgagcacagagaaagcaagcaagtcaagcaaacatgaagtcctaagttcaaacccagtgtgtacacacacacacacacacacacacacacacacacacaccgggcaccaatggctcagacctgtaatcctggctacttggggaGGATGAGAATAGGAAGActcaggtttgaggccagcctgggcagaaagtgagACCCCCTTCTAAATCCAGAGTTAGGTGCAATGGCAGGCACTTGCCATTCTGAACTATGCAGAGGGAGGGATTGTGAGAAGAGGGTCAGGTCAGGCCAGGCCCCAAAGCCCCTGAGAATCCATCTCCATAGAGAAAGCTGGCACAGGCGCCTTGGGGATAATAGGAAGGTAAAAGTGGGCAGATTGGGGCCCAGGCCTGAGTGAGTCGGTGCTATCACAGGCATgtcgggcactgagttcaaattcccagtaccacaaaaaaaagaaaagagaaccaaCCAGCTAAACAAGACGATCTCAAACCGAGATTCCCAAACCAGACAAAGCCAAGGAAATAACTCATGTGCTCAGACCCCGCCTCCGGGGGCAACCTCCCCGCTTGCCACACATGAAGGAGGCGCACTGGGCACACGGGGTGCTCGGGCACGCAGGGCTACAGAGCCCTAGCAAAGGCTGCGGATCCACTCTAGGGTGGGGCTGTTTGACAAATGTTAAAGATGTGCACAAATGTTAAAATGTTACAAAGGTGGAGGCCGGAGGTGCTGAGTCTGCAGCAGGGAAAGAAAGGCAGCCGGCTCCGCACCCGCCCGCACCTCCGCTCACCTGCAGTCCCGCTCTCGGTGTTTGTCTttggatttcttcttcttctttgactTTTTGTGCTTCTTGGCCGTCCTCGGCTCTCCCGACGACGAGTCCTTCTCGAAGCTTCTCCGGGCTTTCTTGTCCGGGTGGCTGTGGTTGGCGTCGGTGCCCTCGTACCTCCGCTTCCGGGCCTTGGCGTTCTCGTGTCCGTGGAGGCGCTCCGGGAGGCCGCAGCCGTCGGGCCCGGGCGGAGGCGTGGCGTCCCGGGGGCGCTCGGGGAGCGCGGGCGGAGAGTGGAGGCCGCGGGCGCGGGCCCAGTAGCAgtcccggggccgggccggggcccagCGCTCGCGGGCGGCGTAGGGCGCGAACCTGGGGCGGTAGCCGCGGTCCCAACGCAGCCTCCCGGGGTGGAAGTCCTCGCGGCCCCGGGCCAGCTCGCTCTCCGCGCGGCGGTGCCGCCCCCAGTCCTGTTCTGGCCCGCTGCGGCTCCGGCTCCGCGGGCGGTGGTGGCCGTACCTGCTCGGGCCGCGGGGCTCGGGGCCGGCGTGGCCGtggccgggcgggcgcgggctcCCGGCGCAGTGTTCCCGGCCGTAGGAGCGCCGCCGCCCATGGCGGTGGGGCCCGTGGGCCGCGGAGCTGCCCCGGCTCTCTCGCGCATGGTCCCCACGATCTCCGCTGGAGGAGCGGCCGCGGTCTCGGCCCGGGTCGCGGTCGTCGTGGTCCCGGCGGCTGCGGTCCCGGCAGTGGCCCCGTTCCACCCTTCGGAGGCCGCTCGGGCCACCCGGCTTGTCCCTGGCTGGGGCCAGGGACACCGCGCTGCCCTCGTCCCCTGGGGGCCCGCGCCCCGTGGCCCCTTCCGCAGGGGCAGCCGCGGTCCTGTCTGGTGCCGGGGGCTCCTCGGCGGCCTCGCCCCTATCCCTGCGGAGGTGAACCCAGTGCACGGGCTCCGCCCCATCTTCCGAGGGGCTCGGCTTCTCCCCGGATTTGGCGGCGGGGCTCTCGGCTCTCCGGTCCGCCTCCGGAGGCGGCGTGCGCGGGGCTCCCGGGGGGCCGCAAGGCGCGTGCATACCAGGAAGGGCCTCATCCTCGCCCCATTCCCTGTCCTCGTCCCGGCCACCGTCCGGATCTCGGTCCCCGTCCTTGCGGGGCTCGGCCGGGTCCGCCTCGGGGCAGCCTTCTTTGGTGGAGGTGACACCGGGGTCCACGGGCGGCGGTGCCGCGGACCAGCTCGGGCTAGCGGGGGCATCTGGCGTCTTGGGGGCTGCAGCCACCGCGCTGATGCAGGCCGGCTCCGGCTCGGCAGGGTCCTCCACGGGGCTACTCCCTGCTCCTGGGGGGCTAAATCGACACAGCACAGTCAGCAGGCCGAGGCCTCAGTGAGccctgttagcatttccttagcctcaggtcctcagctcctcccactagcctccCAGATGCACCCagaccta contains:
- the Usp42 gene encoding ubiquitin carboxyl-terminal hydrolase 42 isoform X3, which encodes MQKACLNGSNKLDRHTQATTLVCQIFGGYLRSRVKCLNCKGVSDTFDPYLDITLEIKAAQSVNKALEQFVKPEQLDGENSYKCSKCKKMVPASKRFTIHRSSNVLTLSLKRFANFTGGKIAKDVKYPEYLDIRPYMSQPSGEPIIYVLYAVLVHTGFNCHAGHYFCYIKASNGLWYQMNDSIVSTSDIRSVLSQQAYVLFYIRSHDVKNGGELTHSPHSPGQSSPRPVINQRVVTNKQAAPGFIGPQLPSHMIKNAPHLNGTGPLKDTPSSSMSSPNGNPSVNRTSPVNASTSVQNWSVNRPSVIPEHPKKQKITISIHNKLPVRQGQSQPILHSNSLEAPTKPVPSSTITNSSAIQSTSNASTMSVSSKVAKSVSPSKSCSQPVVNGKSKLSSSVLVPYGAESDEESDEESKGLAKENGVVPTLSPFPAAQEAEDGETSQPELLEPVSQNGANSADGNLKENGLSFDSASCHVQPALLSENPFSKANGLPGKLMPTLLPSLPEDKILDTFKLSHKVKGSAGETSPPGAGSSPVEDPAEPEPACISAVAAAPKTPDAPASPSWSAAPPPVDPGVTSTKEGCPEADPAEPRKDGDRDPDGGRDEDREWGEDEALPGMHAPCGPPGAPRTPPPEADRRAESPAAKSGEKPSPSEDGAEPVHWVHLRRDRGEAAEEPPAPDRTAAAPAEGATGRGPPGDEGSAVSLAPARDKPGGPSGLRRVERGHCRDRSRRDHDDRDPGRDRGRSSSGDRGDHARESRGSSAAHGPHRHGRRRSYGREHCAGSPRPPGHGHAGPEPRGPSRYGHHRPRSRSRSGPEQDWGRHRRAESELARGREDFHPGRLRWDRGYRPRFAPYAARERWAPARPRDCYWARARGLHSPPALPERPRDATPPPGPDGCGLPERLHGHENAKARKRRYEGTDANHSHPDKKARRSFEKDSSSGEPRTAKKHKKSKKKKKSKDKHRERDCRPQQDLELSVSYSDAGLHRHRKKKKKKKRHSRRPEDFGKDAEPHLAKAVSYDTMGHFRRTEGGVLLTEGPFREKTKHLRMEGRADRCHLSEYGQGD